The sequence CCACGTCCTTCCGCCCGCGCACCACACCCGCCAAGTCCTCCAGCGGAACCAGCGTGCCAGTGGAGGTCTCACAATGGACCACGGCGACGGCGTCGACCTGGTGCTTGTCGAGGGCCGCCGCCAAATCGTCGGCCTCGAGGGCGCGGCCGAGCGGAACCGGCAGGCGGACCACCTCCTTGCCGCACCGCTTGGCAATCCGGGCAAACCGATCGCCGAAGAAGCCTCCATCGACCACCAGCACCCGCTCGCGAACGCCGCCGGCCACCGCCGCCTCCATGAATCCGGTGGCGGAACTGGTGGCCATCAGCACCGGGCGTGTGGTGCGGAAGAGCCGCTGGAGCTGCGGCTCCATCCGCTGCAGCATCGCGACCATCTCCGGGCCCCGGTGGGCAAACATCGGGTGCACCATGGCCTGCAGGACATCGACATGGACGTCGGTGGGTCCGGGAAGGAAGAAGCGGCCGAAGGTGTAGTCTGAAGGCATGCCGTTCGCAGTCATCACATCTCCCGATCGCGGGGCGTGCGGAACTGGTCGAGCACGCCGCCCCCTATAATCTCATCGCTGGTCACCATCTGAACACCGCGGTCCCGCCACTCGGCCAGCAGCCGTTCACCGGCCGCGGCGTCGATGGCGCGGACGGCGTCGGTGACGAGCAGCAGCCGCGTCGCGGGGCGCCGTTCGAGCAGGCCCTCCACGGCATAGCGATCGCAGACGTCGAGCGCCACACCGTAGAGCACGATCACGTCCGGCGCGAGGGCCTCGAGCACCGGCTCGACATTCGCATTGGTGAAGACATCGAACCAGTGCTTGTGGAACAGGATGTCCCCATCGTGCGCCGCCACGTGACGCCCCACCTTGGCCGGGTCCATCGGATCCGGCTCGAACACCAGTGGATTGCGGAGTGGCGTCTCGGGCACCTTGTGCTGGCCGGGGGTGCCGCGCATGCAGTGCGGCGGAAAGGTCGTCTTGAAATCGGGCGTGTCACTCAGCTCGCGGTGACCGGGCACGTGGTCGTCCGCGCTGGCGACGATCCGAATACCCTGCTGGTGCGCGAAGTCGGTCAGGGCGCGCAGCGCCGGCCCGATCTCCTCGCTGCCGGGCACGTACAACAACCCGTCCGACCGCATGAAATCGTGCTGGGTATCGACGTCCCAGAAGAGGAGCCGGCTCATTGGACCCGCTCGAGCCGGGGATTGGGCCGATACTCACGCCCCACCTTGGCGCACGGCTTTCCGTCAAGGAGCACGACGTCGGCCGTGAAATCGAAACGCCCCTGGAAGAGCGAGGAGCCCACACCGTAGGCGTCCACCGGGACGGCCTGACGGTGGAACTCGCGAATCTTGTCGGCGGTGAAGCCGCCCGACACCACGATTTT is a genomic window of Gemmatimonadales bacterium containing:
- a CDS encoding isochorismatase family protein produces the protein MSRLLFWDVDTQHDFMRSDGLLYVPGSEEIGPALRALTDFAHQQGIRIVASADDHVPGHRELSDTPDFKTTFPPHCMRGTPGQHKVPETPLRNPLVFEPDPMDPAKVGRHVAAHDGDILFHKHWFDVFTNANVEPVLEALAPDVIVLYGVALDVCDRYAVEGLLERRPATRLLLVTDAVRAIDAAAGERLLAEWRDRGVQMVTSDEIIGGGVLDQFRTPRDREM